A window of the Microbacterium sp. LWH13-1.2 genome harbors these coding sequences:
- a CDS encoding MoxR family ATPase → MPAPTAAPVTLAPEQAAWFAETFSILSGNVEQAILGKRHVVELVLAAAVSGGHVLLEDFPGTGKTALARAIAQTVTGTSTRIQFTPDLLPGDVTGITVYDQKEGAFEFHAGPVFANIVLADEINRASPKTQSSLLEVMEEGTVTVDGVTRPVPSPFLVMATQNPIEQGGTYRLPEAQLDRFMIKTSIGYPDEAATMRILQGAAQPKHVLDGIVGTDTILTMAEMTRGVYVNPLVSDYIMRIVDATRRASEVRLGASVRGAIALSRLVMTWAAKNGRTFVTPDDVRELAVVALAHRLVLEPEAEFDGVTAVAVVGQILLDVEPPRENGTA, encoded by the coding sequence ATGCCTGCTCCCACAGCTGCTCCCGTCACCCTCGCTCCCGAACAGGCCGCCTGGTTCGCGGAGACCTTCTCGATCCTCAGCGGCAACGTCGAGCAGGCGATCCTCGGCAAGCGGCACGTGGTCGAGCTGGTGCTCGCCGCGGCCGTCAGCGGGGGACACGTGCTGCTCGAGGACTTCCCCGGCACAGGCAAGACGGCGCTTGCGCGCGCCATCGCCCAGACGGTGACCGGCACGAGCACCCGCATCCAGTTCACCCCCGACCTGCTGCCGGGTGATGTGACGGGCATCACGGTCTACGACCAGAAGGAGGGCGCCTTCGAGTTCCACGCCGGCCCCGTCTTCGCGAACATCGTGCTCGCCGACGAGATCAACCGCGCGAGCCCCAAAACGCAGTCCTCGCTGCTCGAGGTCATGGAAGAGGGAACCGTCACGGTCGACGGTGTCACCCGCCCGGTGCCTTCGCCGTTCCTCGTGATGGCGACGCAGAACCCCATCGAGCAGGGCGGCACCTACCGTCTGCCCGAGGCGCAGCTCGACCGGTTCATGATCAAGACGTCGATCGGCTACCCCGACGAGGCGGCCACCATGCGCATCCTCCAGGGGGCCGCGCAGCCGAAGCACGTGCTCGACGGCATCGTCGGCACCGACACCATCCTCACGATGGCCGAGATGACCCGCGGCGTCTACGTGAACCCGCTCGTCTCCGACTACATCATGCGCATCGTCGACGCCACGCGTCGGGCCTCCGAGGTCCGTCTCGGCGCGAGCGTGCGAGGCGCGATCGCGCTGTCCCGACTGGTGATGACCTGGGCCGCCAAGAACGGTCGAACCTTCGTCACGCCCGACGACGTGCGCGAGCTCGCGGTCGTGGCGCTCGCCCACCGTCTCGTGCTCGAGCCCGAGGCCGAGTTCGACGGCGTCACCGCCGTCGCCGTCGTGGGCCAGATCCTGCTCGACGTCGAGCCCCCGCGCGAGAACGGCACTGCGTGA
- a CDS encoding DNA-3-methyladenine glycosylase I, with protein sequence MTSLIAGPDHRERCAWVGDDAEYRRYHDEEWGTPLHGDRALFEKMALEGFQAGLSWITILRKRPRFREVFGGFDVETVSEFDESDIERLMADAGIIRNRAKIEATIGNARLVRKMAEGELDELMWSFAPTPGIRPASFADVPAVTPESTAMSKELRRRGFRFVGPTTMYALMQSAGMVDDHIEGCWRA encoded by the coding sequence ATGACGTCTCTGATCGCCGGGCCCGACCACCGCGAACGCTGCGCATGGGTGGGTGACGATGCGGAGTACCGCCGCTACCACGACGAGGAATGGGGAACCCCGCTGCACGGCGACCGCGCGCTGTTCGAGAAGATGGCACTCGAAGGCTTCCAGGCAGGACTCTCCTGGATCACCATCCTCCGCAAGCGCCCTCGATTCCGAGAGGTCTTCGGCGGATTCGACGTCGAGACGGTCTCCGAGTTCGACGAGTCCGACATCGAACGGCTCATGGCGGACGCCGGGATCATCCGCAACCGCGCCAAGATCGAGGCGACGATCGGCAATGCCCGCTTGGTAAGAAAAATGGCAGAGGGTGAGCTCGACGAGCTGATGTGGTCGTTCGCGCCCACCCCCGGCATCCGCCCCGCCTCCTTCGCCGACGTCCCCGCGGTGACTCCCGAGTCCACGGCCATGAGCAAAGAGCTGCGCCGCCGCGGCTTCCGCTTCGTCGGACCCACCACCATGTACGCGCTCATGCAGTCAGCAGGAATGGTCGACGACCACATCGAGGGATGCTGGCGGGCCTGA
- a CDS encoding serine/threonine-protein kinase, translating to MATRMASTPPTLAGYSYVRPLGSGGFADVFLYEQDMPRRVAAVKVLLADAVNREVLRTFNVEADISARLSAHPSIVTIYQASISADGRPYFAMEYCPDTMSARYKKAPLALAEVLDTGVRIAGALETVHRAGLLHRDIKPSNVLINSLGAPVLADFGIAAAVIDEGDGETIAMSVPWSSPEVLQERVSGSVPSEIWSLGATLYTLLAGRSPFERPDRGSNSRDQLTERIIKARYTAVPVPGIPPIIDEIFATAMHRDPAKRFASMADFAERLRWAQYELGIHPTAFEAASAEWAAAAPVSFSDSAPRGPVITTVAPDSRRAVRAARQQAAPRDRDDLPAARTKTRSPLVAGVIGALIGAAVLAGVGIAVLYLTGIL from the coding sequence GTGGCAACGCGCATGGCATCGACACCGCCGACGCTGGCGGGGTACAGCTACGTGCGTCCGCTCGGTTCCGGCGGCTTCGCCGACGTGTTCCTCTACGAGCAGGACATGCCACGTCGCGTCGCCGCGGTGAAGGTCCTTCTCGCGGATGCAGTCAACCGTGAGGTGCTGCGCACCTTCAACGTCGAGGCCGACATCTCCGCCCGCCTCAGCGCACACCCGTCGATCGTGACGATCTACCAGGCGTCGATCTCGGCGGACGGTCGCCCGTACTTCGCGATGGAGTACTGCCCCGACACCATGAGCGCCCGCTACAAGAAGGCGCCGCTCGCGCTCGCGGAAGTTCTCGACACCGGCGTGCGCATCGCCGGTGCCCTCGAGACCGTGCACCGGGCAGGGCTGCTGCACCGAGACATCAAGCCATCGAACGTCCTCATCAACTCCCTCGGCGCTCCCGTGCTCGCCGACTTCGGCATCGCTGCCGCCGTGATCGACGAGGGCGACGGAGAGACGATCGCGATGTCCGTGCCGTGGAGCTCGCCCGAGGTGCTTCAGGAACGCGTCTCCGGCTCCGTGCCGAGCGAGATCTGGAGCCTCGGCGCCACCCTGTACACACTGCTCGCCGGTCGGAGCCCGTTCGAGCGGCCCGACCGCGGCTCGAACTCACGCGACCAGCTCACCGAGCGGATCATCAAGGCCCGCTACACGGCCGTGCCCGTGCCCGGCATCCCGCCGATCATCGACGAGATCTTCGCGACCGCGATGCACCGCGATCCCGCCAAGCGGTTCGCGAGCATGGCCGACTTCGCCGAGAGGCTGCGCTGGGCGCAGTACGAGCTGGGCATCCACCCGACAGCCTTTGAGGCGGCATCCGCCGAATGGGCGGCCGCCGCCCCGGTGAGCTTCTCCGACTCCGCGCCGCGCGGGCCCGTGATCACCACGGTGGCCCCCGACTCGCGTCGGGCCGTCCGCGCCGCACGCCAGCAGGCCGCACCCCGCGACCGCGACGACCTGCCCGCCGCCCGCACCAAGACCCGCTCGCCCCTCGTCGCGGGCGTGATCGGCGCGCTGATCGGCGCCGCCGTGCTCGCCGGAGTCGGCATCGCGGTCCTCTACCTGACAGGGATCCTCTGA
- a CDS encoding Ig-like domain-containing protein gives MAIGDRNRAETKPRSRSRLIAAISGVAALAVVVTLAVTAQGYQSQEVPRLESAVWVMRDSGQYARVNTELAEIDTVRNVDDPEAVWQSGSAAVLYAQGNRQRWDLDPASPTDLLSDSSDAGTPLASEPTPAGTREILSAGPYVAYRTDTGQVSVTTLDRGAATALVDPFAGVEVEEGEDPPTYTADAIGLSPEGLLVLYSADEGAVRRFDIDEHRFLGDPASVSSAPEAGEGLSVTVVGDRWAMLQTGSGELWLQGRDEPVELDVADDARLQEGATAGESLFIADSDGLVSVDLDSGESERVADATGVPAAPVVVGDDTYAAWLDTGGGTLWVDGETVPLRVPDEALDSATIEPVFQENGDRAVLSETGTGLIWTAPDGELIPLEQWAIEDETEQQEGTIIVEDVAEQLPPVAVDDAFGVRAGEQVILPVLLNDHDPNKKDVLTIDPDSVAGGLGDPAFGDLTLVANGQSLVVNVKAGSGQTSFTYAVTDGAAVSPPATVTLTVVDAGVNSAPVWCGVDACQQEWPTPQLLPGGSTVVSALSGWVDPEGDPFVLSDAYETDSSSPVMVVPMADGRVAIRHTDPNAADAVIAVTVVVEDVHGATAEKTLDVQVTGSPALVASPVALTARVGELQSIRISDHLSGGSGSYRLVDAVQTAATAQGLEVTPNAASGTVELTVAEPGQYVVTYTAQDVSTQAEQSAVIRITAVDGSSGLAMAPLTAFVREGEDTTVDVLRAVQNTSGRVLMLSDAVSSTPQLNVRVVGNESIRVNGTTEDGEPGVIGRATVTVADGSGAAVQGTVTVFLTPPSTVTRPIVFPDAITVRAGSLTRIAVTANDVAPRGEPLVVLPEVTGSGEAGELVFADRNALRYLAPTTPGTYRLTYSVSLERNPSLSDNGTVTVTVVPPGTNRAPTPTTLTGRVLSGQTVSLRVPANGMDSDGDRVVLTGIEQPEKGAGTATISASGESIVYRAPAAGVQGGQASFRYTVRDPQGEEGSGLVRIGVLDADVDDTAPVTFSDYVRVEAGSKTPIVLDPRSNDLDPAQSELEITELVPNAPPVKGNPLYDRLNALIDSDTDLDEGRVVLRAGDTAGTNSYFYTVKSKRTSSTAQGLIVVTVTDGAVADQPSVADTVLTARDRDDLADRGIDVVTDRVSWPSGDTSSLTLSLWGDQPGYTVQGNRIVGTAPTEGALVPFQLKGKGSGGRDVVAYGFLRIPAFDDMQVQLKPGSTPVVVDEDAAASFDVGDYVDLTASDAIEVGSGQFGAQRAAASCVAEGSGGATYRAGREAPWSDTCLVPVRLKGQERWSYIDVPISIRPAEPQLLLSSISHTIAPGATATIDMYANMAAWEGGREGNAGSLVYRVVYSGSAFIVTPNGKTLTIEARADAKPGNSENISVTVEQYGQPSASVRLVVGAAPPDAPRGATFTKQCIVTSPNCTIDVVDVAGEYDPFAGKPGSGLRLMSLGAGARCDVASISTSNSKSITASWPGGGQAPGGQCVIPFVVSDAQGRTGTGTLTLDLQGFPQAPASVTTVGFTRTTVVLEVPLGEAGRAHPSVSGVTIMQDGSPANASCSPAGGAYRCTVNGLVNGAPHVFTAAAVNAVGTSATTSPLTSWAYAAPVVSNATATPVYRPGGSDRGRGIVALAIDASDDALAFRIEETGEMIPRNGGTTQVEIGLSPGAQNLTIVPISEFQPPNGEGGNEGGAFRTSVTVAGSPYFDPSWTNASSPTNTSIDVSGIAAQANGSAQGLDVVYVAWRSGNASCSADGNGRLSVSGAEVQSASPSIQGLQQYQVYNVKACASNGYGVAESSTATVFTFRSVDGPSGNTTYTVATSPAKNGNRYEYGLSSAPALNVEEGFVARYNMYGDWRGDFWLTPDSSPGQVRAQACHAQQTGSCSGAVNITATTAPTIVNVDFQACMPARESDVVTVSGAASGSYDRVVTPVVDTPGAFDVKITWKGAYATLSPITHRVTGACP, from the coding sequence ATGGCCATCGGCGACCGCAACCGCGCGGAGACCAAGCCCCGGTCGCGAAGCCGTCTGATCGCCGCGATCTCGGGTGTCGCAGCCCTCGCCGTGGTGGTCACCCTCGCCGTCACAGCGCAGGGATACCAGTCGCAGGAGGTGCCCCGACTCGAATCCGCGGTCTGGGTGATGCGAGACAGCGGCCAGTACGCCCGAGTGAACACCGAGCTCGCCGAGATCGACACGGTGCGCAACGTCGACGATCCCGAGGCCGTCTGGCAGAGCGGATCTGCCGCGGTTCTGTACGCGCAGGGCAACAGGCAGCGCTGGGATCTCGACCCGGCCAGCCCGACCGATCTGCTGTCCGACTCGTCCGACGCGGGAACCCCGCTCGCCTCCGAGCCGACCCCTGCGGGCACGAGGGAGATCCTCTCCGCAGGCCCCTACGTGGCCTACCGCACCGACACCGGTCAGGTCTCGGTGACGACGCTCGACCGGGGTGCGGCCACCGCGCTGGTCGACCCGTTCGCGGGCGTCGAGGTCGAAGAGGGCGAGGACCCTCCGACCTACACGGCGGATGCGATCGGGCTCTCGCCCGAGGGTCTGCTCGTGCTGTACTCGGCCGATGAGGGCGCGGTGCGCCGATTCGACATCGACGAACACCGATTCCTCGGAGATCCGGCATCCGTCTCCTCGGCTCCCGAAGCGGGCGAGGGGCTGTCCGTGACCGTCGTGGGCGACCGCTGGGCGATGCTGCAGACGGGGTCCGGTGAGCTGTGGCTCCAGGGTCGCGACGAACCCGTCGAGCTCGATGTCGCCGACGATGCGCGCCTGCAGGAGGGTGCCACCGCGGGCGAGTCCCTGTTCATCGCCGACTCCGACGGACTCGTGTCGGTCGACCTCGACTCGGGAGAGTCCGAGCGCGTCGCGGACGCCACCGGTGTTCCCGCGGCTCCGGTGGTCGTGGGCGACGATACTTATGCCGCCTGGCTCGACACCGGCGGTGGCACCCTGTGGGTCGATGGCGAGACCGTACCGTTGCGGGTCCCCGACGAGGCACTCGACTCCGCGACGATCGAGCCGGTCTTCCAGGAGAACGGCGACCGCGCAGTGCTGAGCGAGACCGGAACGGGACTCATCTGGACGGCGCCAGACGGTGAGTTGATCCCGCTCGAGCAGTGGGCCATCGAAGACGAGACGGAGCAGCAGGAGGGCACCATCATCGTCGAGGACGTGGCGGAGCAGCTGCCCCCCGTCGCCGTGGACGACGCGTTCGGCGTCCGCGCCGGCGAGCAGGTGATCCTCCCGGTGCTGCTCAACGACCACGATCCGAACAAGAAGGACGTCCTGACGATCGACCCCGACTCGGTGGCAGGCGGTCTCGGGGATCCCGCATTCGGCGACCTGACTCTCGTCGCCAACGGGCAGTCCCTCGTCGTCAACGTCAAGGCGGGATCCGGCCAGACCTCCTTCACCTACGCCGTGACCGACGGTGCGGCGGTGTCACCGCCCGCGACCGTGACCCTGACCGTCGTCGACGCGGGCGTCAACTCGGCACCCGTGTGGTGCGGCGTCGACGCCTGCCAGCAGGAGTGGCCGACTCCGCAGCTCCTTCCCGGTGGCAGCACCGTGGTCTCCGCACTCTCCGGCTGGGTCGACCCCGAGGGCGACCCCTTCGTGCTCAGCGACGCCTACGAGACCGACTCGTCATCGCCCGTGATGGTGGTTCCGATGGCGGACGGTCGTGTGGCGATCCGTCACACCGACCCGAACGCGGCGGATGCGGTGATCGCCGTCACCGTGGTCGTCGAGGACGTGCACGGCGCGACAGCCGAGAAGACCCTCGACGTGCAGGTCACCGGCAGCCCGGCCCTCGTGGCGTCGCCGGTCGCGCTGACAGCCCGCGTGGGTGAGCTGCAGTCCATCCGCATCTCCGATCACCTGTCCGGCGGCTCCGGTTCGTACCGACTGGTCGATGCTGTGCAGACGGCCGCCACCGCGCAGGGCCTCGAGGTCACCCCGAATGCGGCCTCGGGCACGGTCGAGCTGACCGTCGCAGAGCCGGGGCAGTATGTCGTGACGTACACCGCCCAGGACGTCTCGACGCAGGCCGAGCAGTCCGCGGTCATCCGCATCACCGCCGTCGACGGCTCATCCGGGCTCGCGATGGCTCCCCTGACCGCCTTCGTCCGCGAAGGTGAGGACACGACCGTCGACGTGCTGCGTGCGGTGCAGAACACCAGCGGCCGGGTGCTGATGCTGTCCGACGCCGTGAGCTCGACTCCGCAGCTGAACGTGCGGGTGGTCGGCAACGAGAGCATCCGCGTGAACGGCACGACCGAAGACGGCGAGCCCGGAGTCATCGGCAGGGCCACGGTGACCGTCGCCGACGGTTCCGGAGCCGCGGTGCAAGGCACCGTCACGGTCTTCCTCACCCCGCCGTCGACCGTGACCCGCCCGATCGTGTTCCCGGATGCGATCACGGTGCGCGCAGGCTCCCTCACCCGCATCGCCGTCACGGCGAACGACGTCGCTCCGCGAGGTGAGCCGCTGGTCGTGCTCCCCGAGGTCACCGGATCCGGCGAGGCCGGCGAGCTCGTCTTCGCCGACCGCAACGCGCTGCGGTACCTCGCACCGACCACGCCGGGCACCTACCGGCTCACGTACTCCGTCTCGCTCGAGCGCAATCCGTCGCTCTCCGACAACGGCACCGTGACGGTCACGGTCGTGCCCCCGGGGACGAACCGCGCGCCGACGCCGACCACTCTGACCGGTCGGGTGCTCAGCGGCCAGACGGTCTCGCTGCGGGTTCCGGCGAACGGGATGGACAGCGACGGCGATCGTGTGGTGCTCACCGGCATCGAGCAGCCAGAGAAGGGCGCGGGCACCGCGACGATCTCGGCGAGCGGCGAGTCCATCGTCTACCGGGCTCCCGCGGCCGGTGTCCAGGGCGGCCAGGCCAGCTTCCGCTACACCGTGCGCGACCCGCAGGGTGAAGAGGGTTCGGGTCTGGTCCGCATCGGAGTGCTCGACGCGGACGTCGACGACACAGCCCCCGTGACCTTCAGCGACTACGTGCGCGTCGAGGCGGGTTCGAAGACCCCGATCGTGCTCGACCCCCGTTCGAACGATCTCGACCCCGCGCAGAGCGAGCTCGAGATCACCGAGCTGGTGCCCAACGCTCCACCGGTCAAGGGCAACCCGCTGTACGACCGACTGAATGCGCTGATCGATTCCGACACCGACCTCGACGAGGGACGGGTCGTGCTGCGTGCGGGAGACACCGCCGGCACCAACTCCTACTTCTACACGGTCAAGTCGAAGCGCACCTCGAGCACCGCGCAGGGCCTGATCGTGGTCACGGTGACCGACGGTGCCGTCGCCGATCAGCCGAGCGTCGCCGACACCGTCCTCACCGCACGCGACCGCGATGACCTCGCGGACCGCGGCATCGACGTCGTGACCGATCGCGTGAGCTGGCCGTCGGGAGACACGTCGTCGCTCACCCTGAGCCTGTGGGGCGACCAGCCCGGGTACACCGTGCAGGGCAACCGCATCGTGGGCACCGCTCCGACCGAGGGCGCGCTCGTCCCGTTCCAGCTCAAGGGCAAGGGGTCGGGCGGACGCGACGTCGTCGCGTACGGATTCCTGCGCATCCCCGCCTTCGATGACATGCAGGTGCAGCTCAAGCCCGGGTCCACGCCCGTCGTGGTCGACGAGGATGCCGCGGCATCGTTCGACGTGGGCGACTACGTCGATCTGACGGCATCGGATGCCATCGAGGTCGGCAGCGGTCAGTTCGGCGCCCAGCGTGCGGCTGCGTCGTGCGTCGCGGAGGGATCCGGTGGCGCGACCTACCGGGCGGGCCGCGAGGCGCCGTGGTCGGACACCTGCCTCGTGCCCGTGCGGCTCAAGGGGCAGGAGCGCTGGTCGTACATCGACGTGCCCATCAGCATCCGTCCGGCCGAGCCGCAGCTGCTGCTCTCGTCCATCTCGCACACGATCGCCCCCGGTGCCACCGCGACGATCGACATGTATGCCAACATGGCCGCCTGGGAGGGCGGGCGCGAAGGCAACGCGGGGTCGCTCGTGTACCGGGTCGTGTATTCCGGGTCGGCGTTCATCGTGACGCCCAACGGCAAGACCCTCACGATCGAGGCCCGCGCCGATGCGAAGCCGGGCAACAGCGAGAACATCAGCGTCACGGTCGAGCAGTACGGGCAGCCCTCGGCATCCGTCCGTCTCGTCGTCGGCGCGGCACCGCCGGATGCTCCGCGAGGGGCCACCTTCACGAAGCAGTGCATCGTGACGAGCCCGAACTGCACGATCGACGTGGTCGACGTGGCGGGCGAGTACGACCCCTTCGCGGGCAAGCCCGGCTCCGGGCTGCGCCTGATGTCGCTCGGCGCGGGAGCGCGCTGCGACGTGGCCTCGATCTCGACGTCGAACAGCAAGTCGATCACGGCGAGCTGGCCCGGCGGCGGACAGGCGCCCGGCGGGCAGTGCGTCATCCCGTTCGTGGTCTCGGATGCGCAGGGGCGAACCGGAACAGGAACCCTGACGCTCGACCTGCAGGGCTTCCCGCAGGCGCCCGCGAGCGTCACCACGGTCGGCTTCACTCGCACCACCGTGGTGCTCGAGGTGCCCCTCGGCGAGGCCGGGCGCGCACACCCGAGCGTCTCGGGAGTGACGATCATGCAGGACGGATCGCCGGCGAACGCCTCATGCAGTCCCGCGGGAGGCGCGTACCGCTGCACCGTGAACGGGCTCGTCAACGGAGCGCCGCACGTCTTCACCGCAGCCGCAGTCAACGCCGTCGGCACGTCGGCCACGACCTCGCCCCTCACGAGCTGGGCGTATGCGGCGCCGGTCGTCTCGAACGCGACCGCGACGCCGGTCTACCGCCCGGGAGGCTCCGACCGCGGTCGAGGCATCGTCGCGCTCGCGATCGACGCATCGGATGACGCGCTGGCCTTCCGCATCGAGGAGACCGGCGAGATGATTCCCCGGAACGGGGGCACGACCCAGGTGGAGATCGGTCTGTCGCCCGGAGCGCAGAACCTCACGATCGTCCCCATCAGCGAGTTCCAGCCGCCGAACGGCGAGGGTGGCAACGAGGGCGGCGCCTTCCGCACCTCGGTGACGGTGGCGGGCTCTCCGTACTTCGATCCGTCGTGGACCAACGCGAGCTCACCGACCAACACGTCGATCGACGTGTCGGGCATCGCCGCGCAGGCCAACGGCAGTGCCCAGGGCCTAGACGTCGTCTACGTCGCGTGGCGCTCGGGCAATGCCAGCTGCAGCGCCGACGGCAACGGGCGGCTCTCGGTATCCGGCGCCGAGGTGCAGTCCGCCTCGCCGTCGATTCAGGGTCTTCAGCAGTATCAGGTCTACAACGTGAAGGCCTGCGCCTCGAACGGTTACGGAGTCGCGGAGTCGTCGACCGCGACGGTGTTCACCTTCAGGTCCGTCGACGGCCCCAGCGGCAACACCACGTACACTGTGGCGACCTCGCCGGCGAAGAACGGCAACCGGTACGAGTACGGTCTGTCGTCGGCTCCGGCACTCAATGTCGAAGAGGGCTTCGTCGCGCGATACAACATGTACGGGGATTGGCGAGGAGACTTCTGGCTCACCCCCGACTCGTCCCCGGGGCAGGTGCGAGCGCAGGCCTGCCACGCGCAGCAGACGGGCTCGTGCTCGGGCGCGGTGAACATCACCGCCACGACGGCGCCGACGATCGTGAATGTCGATTTCCAGGCGTGTATGCCCGCGCGTGAATCCGATGTCGTCACGGTGTCGGGAGCGGCCAGCGGGTCGTACGACCGGGTCGTCACACCCGTGGTCGACACCCCCGGTGCCTTCGACGTGAAGATCACCTGGAAGGGCGCGTACGCGACCCTGTCACCCATCACCCATCGAGTGACGGGCGCCTGCCCCTGA